One genomic region from Ornithinicoccus hortensis encodes:
- a CDS encoding serine/threonine-protein kinase, with the protein MTTDDAWQDGDVVPRQLGRYALGAKIGEGGMGVVYRARRDDGTEVAMKVLRPHIAHDPSARARLEREVHTLSRVHHPRVAAVLDADVTGDAPYIVTEYVPGAPLDTVVSENGPIRGEALVRLGRGLAEALSAIHQVGIVHRDLKPGNVLMVGRDPVVIDFGIAQVADDVRLTMTGMVMGTPGYLSPEVVEGGRVTEATDWWGWAATLAFANSGEPPFGRGPMSVVLDRVIRGRGQLGGVDPELQPLLAAALDTVPSRRPPAHEVIQALELYADHRPVTMALTRPVPPASESREDTPENPWAAGSASGAGAGGAAGMAGAAGASGAAGVADPTMVQPVDRTMVQPVAGTPATRQQPRPPQQGYPPAQGYPGQDPGAGQPGSYPPGQGAQPYPLTGAAGGQAGPTAYPQVPGQAQGAGDPRIGRPARSGTLAALLVAFVGLAAVVPLVAWGALAVWSVLARTTDQAVTSLVLRRHEIGRRKSDLPVAIISGPWHLALAAFFTVLALVLPLAVGIGATVVTAGGLTEFTSMSAGNEHPVPVAVGSLLGAVIAWWGPGGLSLRRGSRTVLRAVVPGGLATQVAAVFLVAGGLALLGWAVVEGLDVSWWPTADGQAPFRDLIPQVLRQ; encoded by the coding sequence ATGACGACCGACGACGCGTGGCAGGACGGGGACGTGGTGCCCCGTCAGCTCGGTCGGTACGCCCTGGGGGCCAAGATCGGCGAGGGCGGGATGGGCGTGGTCTACCGGGCACGCCGGGACGACGGCACCGAGGTCGCGATGAAGGTGCTGCGCCCGCACATCGCGCACGACCCGTCCGCCCGGGCGCGGTTGGAGCGCGAGGTGCACACGCTGTCCCGGGTGCACCACCCGCGGGTCGCGGCGGTGCTCGACGCCGACGTGACGGGCGACGCGCCCTACATCGTCACCGAGTACGTGCCCGGGGCACCGCTGGACACGGTCGTGAGCGAGAACGGCCCGATCCGGGGCGAGGCCCTGGTCCGGCTCGGCAGGGGGCTGGCGGAGGCGCTCAGCGCGATCCACCAGGTCGGTATCGTGCACCGGGACCTCAAGCCCGGCAACGTGCTGATGGTCGGCCGCGACCCGGTCGTGATCGACTTCGGCATCGCCCAGGTCGCCGACGACGTCCGGCTGACCATGACCGGCATGGTGATGGGCACCCCCGGCTACCTCTCGCCCGAGGTGGTGGAAGGGGGCCGGGTCACCGAGGCGACCGACTGGTGGGGCTGGGCGGCGACGCTGGCCTTCGCCAACAGCGGCGAGCCGCCGTTCGGGCGCGGGCCGATGAGCGTGGTGCTGGACCGGGTGATCCGCGGGCGCGGCCAGCTGGGCGGGGTCGACCCCGAGCTGCAGCCACTGCTGGCGGCCGCGCTGGACACGGTGCCCTCGCGGCGACCTCCGGCGCACGAGGTGATCCAGGCGCTGGAGCTGTATGCCGACCACCGCCCCGTGACGATGGCGCTGACCCGGCCGGTCCCGCCGGCGTCCGAGAGCCGGGAGGACACCCCGGAGAACCCGTGGGCCGCCGGCTCCGCCTCCGGCGCGGGTGCCGGGGGAGCGGCGGGGATGGCCGGGGCGGCAGGAGCGTCCGGAGCGGCAGGGGTCGCGGACCCGACCATGGTGCAGCCGGTCGACCGCACCATGGTCCAACCGGTCGCCGGGACGCCCGCGACCCGGCAGCAGCCGCGCCCGCCGCAGCAGGGCTACCCGCCGGCCCAGGGATACCCGGGCCAGGACCCCGGGGCCGGTCAGCCCGGGAGTTACCCCCCGGGGCAGGGCGCGCAGCCCTACCCGCTCACCGGTGCCGCCGGGGGACAGGCGGGCCCCACGGCATACCCGCAGGTGCCGGGCCAGGCCCAGGGTGCGGGTGACCCGCGCATCGGGCGGCCGGCCAGGAGCGGGACCCTCGCCGCGCTGCTCGTCGCGTTCGTCGGGCTGGCCGCCGTCGTGCCGCTCGTCGCCTGGGGTGCGCTCGCGGTGTGGTCCGTCCTGGCGCGGACCACCGACCAGGCGGTGACCTCCCTGGTGCTGCGCCGGCACGAGATCGGCCGGCGCAAGTCGGACCTGCCGGTCGCGATCATCTCCGGTCCCTGGCACCTGGCGCTCGCCGCGTTCTTCACCGTGTTGGCCCTGGTGCTGCCGCTCGCCGTCGGCATCGGCGCCACCGTCGTCACCGCCGGCGGGCTCACCGAGTTCACCTCGATGTCGGCGGGCAACGAGCACCCCGTCCCGGTCGCGGTCGGGTCGCTGCTCGGCGCCGTCATCGCGTGGTGGGGCCCGGGCGGGCTGTCGCTGCGGCGGGGTTCGCGCACCGTGCTGCGGGCTGTGGTGCCCGGCGGCCTGGCCACCCAGGTGGCCGCCGTCTTCCTGGTCGCCGGTGGCCTCGCGCTCCTCGGCTGGGCGGTGGTGGAGGGTCTGGACGTCTCCTGGTGGCCGACGGCCGACGGGCAGGCGCCGTTCCGCGACCTCATCCCGCAGGTGCTGCGCCAGTAG
- a CDS encoding transglycosylase family protein, translated as MAHSKHRPAPLPTTWRRRALGMGLAGAAAIATFGLTAPAAQADGVWDRVAQCESGGNWSINTGNGYYGGLQFAHSTWVGFGGQSYAAYAHQASKGQQIAIAQKVLAVQGPGAWPVCSVVAGLTRENGGAPISSPPPSSPPVSSPPVSSPPESAPPAWGGTPVTRYVSGNGSVNVRSGPGTGYRVVGSLSAGAQVNGTLARGWVKIADGRFVSDSVLSSGGDRGVTPPSRGVGRLLVQDGIRGPLTTVAIQQWVGTTQDGIFGPITTKALQTKVGTPADGIWGPKSQAALQDYLGISRDGSTSMNARTVKALQGYLNNNVIG; from the coding sequence ATGGCCCATTCCAAGCACCGCCCTGCCCCCCTGCCCACTACCTGGCGCCGTCGTGCGCTCGGGATGGGACTGGCCGGGGCAGCCGCCATCGCCACCTTCGGACTGACCGCTCCCGCCGCCCAGGCGGACGGGGTCTGGGACCGTGTCGCCCAGTGCGAGTCCGGTGGCAACTGGTCGATCAACACCGGTAACGGCTACTACGGCGGACTCCAGTTCGCCCACTCCACCTGGGTCGGCTTCGGCGGCCAGTCCTACGCCGCCTACGCGCACCAGGCCTCCAAGGGCCAGCAGATCGCGATCGCCCAGAAGGTGCTCGCCGTGCAGGGCCCCGGCGCCTGGCCGGTCTGCTCGGTCGTCGCCGGCCTGACCCGCGAGAACGGCGGGGCGCCGATCAGCTCCCCGCCGCCCTCCAGCCCGCCCGTGTCCTCCCCGCCGGTCAGCTCCCCGCCGGAGAGCGCGCCGCCGGCCTGGGGCGGCACCCCGGTCACCCGCTACGTGTCCGGCAACGGCTCGGTCAACGTCCGCTCCGGCCCCGGCACCGGCTATCGCGTGGTCGGCAGCCTGTCCGCCGGCGCCCAGGTCAACGGCACCCTGGCCCGCGGCTGGGTCAAGATCGCCGACGGCCGCTTCGTGAGCGACTCGGTGCTGTCCTCCGGCGGCGACCGCGGCGTCACCCCGCCCTCGCGCGGCGTCGGCCGGCTCCTGGTGCAGGACGGCATCCGCGGCCCGCTGACCACCGTGGCGATCCAGCAGTGGGTCGGGACCACCCAGGACGGCATCTTCGGCCCGATCACCACCAAGGCGCTGCAGACCAAGGTCGGCACCCCGGCGGACGGCATCTGGGGCCCGAAGTCGCAGGCCGCGCTGCAGGACTACCTGGGCATCTCCCGGGACGGCTCGACCTCGATGAACGCCCGCACCGTCAAGGCGCTGCAGGGTTACCTGAACAACAACGTCATCGGCTGA